The Streptomyces sp. NBC_00224 genome contains the following window.
GTGAGGGGGAACGGCGATGTCGATGGGGCGGGGCTCCGGGCGGCGGATCCCGGCGGAGACGGTGCGGGTAGCGCGGGCCAGTAATCCGGGCGGTACTCCGGCGATGTGGATGCGGGACCGTCTCGACGAGGTGTTCGTCGATGACGACTTCGCGGACTGGTTTCCGGCTGACGGACGGCGGGGTCTGTCGCCGGCGATGCTGGCGATGGTGTCGGTGCTGCAGTACGCGGAGAACCTCACCGACCGGCAGGCCGCGCAGGCGGCCTGGTGCCGCATTGACTGGAAATACTGCCTGGCCCGGGAGTTGACTGGTCCGGGGTTCGATCATTCGGTGCTCAGCGAGTTCCGTGACCGGCTCGCCGTCGATGACCGGGCCGACCGGCTCCTGGCCGTGCTGGTGGAACGCCTGGCGGCCGCAGGGTTGGTCAAGCGCCGTGGCCGGATGCGGACCGACTGTCCGCATGTCCTATGTACTCAAAATGGGTCAATATGGGGCGGCGGGCGGGACGCGGACGGAATCCCGGGCATGCTCTTCACGCTGGGGTCGGAGGTTCAGCGCCACGCACCACAGCCTGGAGGCGGCCGGTGATCCGGTGAGGGACACACCGGCTGCTTCCTGTCGTGCCCAACGAAGTCCCGCCAATGCTTCGTACTCGGTTCGGTAGAGACTCTTGCGGGGACGTCCGTAGCCGAGCGCGGAATGGGCTATCGTCGATCCCCCCCGGGGGGCCCGGGGATCTCACCCCCGGGCTCCCGCTGCGAGGCGTAGGCCGCCGACGAGGTGCCCGTGGCCCGGGTCCTGTCCGATGGTCCCTCCCCGAACCGGGAAGATGCCATGCGGGCGCGACCCTCTGTTCGTGGCCAAAGGGCTTCCACAACTGCTCGCCAGCTGAGAACGCATCAGCCGTGACACAGGGGCGAAGAGGATTCAGTGAGGTTTTCTCAGGGATCACTGCCAGGCGTTGTTGAGGACGAGGGCGGCCTGGGTGACGGCGCCGATCCGGTTCGGGCTGAGGGTGACGTGCTGGAGTGTGCGCCAGCGCTGTTTGAGTACGGCCATGGCGCGCTCTCCGGTGAAGCGCAGGCCGCGGAGGAGTTTGTTGTAGGTCTCGTTGCCGAGGCCGATGTCTCCGGGCAGGTCGGGGTGCTTGCGGAAGGGAACATGGATGCCGCCGCCCGCGCCGATGTATCCGATGTCGGCCAGTGTGGGCAGGCCGTCGCGGGCTGCCTGGTAGAGGTCGGGCAGCGCGTGGATGCGTGCCGCAGCCAGGTCATGGGTGCTGCCCGGCTCGACGTCGGAAACCCACAGAGGTGTGCCGTCGGGCGCGGCCAGGAACTGCACGTTGCCGGCGAAGCGCTTGATCCGGATTGCGTACCAGAGGTCGGTACCGCGTTCGGTTTCCCCGGCTACCCGGTCACACCGGATGAGGGTGCCGTCCAGGACTACGAACGGCAGGCCCTTGCGCCGGCCTTGTTCCAGGACCCCGGCGAGGCCGGGTGCTTCGGCCGCGAGGACATCGATGCCTTCATGAAGATACCGGTAGCCGGTGGCCTGGGAGATTCCCGCGTCCCGGGCCAGGCAGTGGACACACCTGTGGTCACGAAACCACCGCAGCACGAGCACGGCTTGAAGGAACGGGCCCAGTGCCCGTGTTCCGCGACGGGTGCCGATCACACGCCGGTGTCCGGCGAGCAGACGGGCAAGGTACTCGACCACGGGACGCGGGACGTCGGGCATGGCACGATGAGAGACCACGTGAAGCCTCCTGGGACCGGCAGGAACTGTCGCAAGTCCCGTCCTACCAGGGGCTTCACGTGCTGTTCAGAGTCCACGCAGGCCAAACACCTCGACCACCGCACTCGCTTGCTGAGAAAGCTTCAGTAGTTGGGTTTTTACGAAAACCGATGCAACAGCGTGGTCGCTTACTACGGGCGCTCTACGGCGTCGGAAGCTTCGGCAGCGGGGGCAGACCGGGCAGGTTCGGGACGGGCAGCCCGCCGCCCAGCAGCGTGGCCGCGACTACGTTGACGAGGCCCGTCACCACGCCGGTGACCGCCGGGGCGACCTTGCTGACATCGCCGGAGGTGACCGCTGTTAGCAGCGTGGCGACCGCCTTCTGCAGGGAGGCGAGGGCGGCACCGGCGAGGTCCGCGGGCGCCTTGGAGTCGTCACCGCTCTTCGTGAGCAAGGGCAGAGCGGGCAGAGCGGGCAGAGCGGGTGCCGTGGGCACCGCGGGAGCAGCGGGTACCGCGGGAGCAGCCGCATTGGTCTTGGCGACGGCCTCGTTCACCGCGTCGACGAGTTTCTGCGCTTGGTCGGGGGAGAGCTGGCCGTTGTCGGCCTTGAGCGTCTGGGTCAGCAGGTCGGTGACCGGGGTGAGCACGCCGCCGACGTCGCCGAGGCCCTTGACCTGGGCGAGTAGGGCGTCAGCTCCCGGGACCGGCGCGCTCGACGCGGCGTGGACCTGCTTCCGCGCCGCGTTGTTGCCGGCCGCGACAACCGCGGGGCTGGCGATTCCGATGAGGACGGTGGCACAGAGTGCGGATGATGCGATGCGCCGTGCGGGCAGACCACGCATGGGTGTTCCTTTCGGTGGGGCTTCGGATCTTGAGCCCACCCTGAAGGCGCCCACCGCCGTCTGCAACCGGTCGATCGTGGCTGATGACCGCCCGTCAGCCGTCCAGGTGACGTCGTGCCTGGTGGGGCCGTGTCAAGCCCACCTCATCGCCCTGGCACCCCGACCGTCCATTCAGGGCAACAAGAGCCGGTCGGCCAAGGGTCACACATCGATGTCAGTCGTTGACGCACTCGTTGCCGAGTTGTGGGTGTGCCATTGAAGATCGCAGATTACGCCTGGGGTGTGGTCTTCTGCTTGAGGCGTTCGTAGGGGGTCTGGCCGCCGAGGCCGCCGTGGGGACGATGGTAGTTGTAGTAGTCTTCCCACTCGCGGAGCTGGTCGTTGAAGACCTCGGCGTCGTCGATGACGAGGCCGTCCAGGAGGCGGTAGAACTCCTCGGCGTCGATCCGGTGGGAGCGTTCGACTTTGCCGTTCAGGCACGGGGGTTGATGTAGGTGTGGGCGATGCCTTTGTCGAGCGCGTGCCAGTGAACCCTTCTCATCCTCGGGTCTGAGGAGTGATGAAGGCTTGTGTGGGTGGGGTTCGTGACGAGGCAGGGCTTCCCGGTCGTTCCGTTGGTGATCTCACTCATCAACGTCCGGACGCAGGAGCCCTGTTGGTCCCATATCGAGCCATGCTCGACGTCCCGCATGAGGGTCGTCGAGCACATCTCGTGGCTCATCTACGCTCGAAGGCGTGAGCTGAACTCCCGCTGGCGCAGACTCGGTTGCTTCAAGCAGGCGCTGCTCGTCCTCGTCTACCTGCGCAAGAACAAAACTCTGGCCCAGGCGGGCGCCGGGTTCGAGGTGTCCACCGCGACAGCCGGCCGCTATGTGACCGAGACCGTCGACGTCCTGGCCCAACGCGCCCCGAGCCTGCTCGATGCCCTCCAGGACCACGACCCGCACGAGTTCCTGGTCCTGGACGGAACCCTCATCAGACCGGACCGGGTGGCCGCCGACGAACCGTACTACTCGATGAAGCACCGTCATCACGGCATGAACGTCCAGGTCCTGGCGCGACCGGACGGCACCCCTGTCTGGTTCTCCAGGGCGCTGCCCAGCCGCACCCATGATCTGAACTCGGCCCGCGCACACGGTGTGATCCAGGCATATCTCCCGGCAGATCCTCATCCTGGCCGACCGTGCCTACCGCGGCGCCGGAGCCACCGTCCGGACCCCGTACTACGGTCGGGACCTGCCGGAGAAATACGCACAGTTCGACAAGCACCACGCCCGGCACACCGCCCCCGGCAAGCGCCGCAGACACCGAATCCTGGCCCTGCTCCAGGAAGACCCCACCCGCCTCTGGCAACCCCGCGACATCGCGGCTCACTTCGGCGACGTCACCCTGGAAACCGTGTATAGACAACTGAACCGCTGGGCCGCCAGCGGACTCATCCACAAGCTCGGCCCCGGCCTCTACGCCGCCACAGTGTGGTCACCAACTCCCCTTGCGTGACCTGCGAAAACGTTAACTACCCGGCCTTGGGTCAAGGCCCGGCCTCGCCCTGGAGAGGCAACGCTGAAAGACTCACCGACCGGTAATCACCTGTGCTTGTCCGGCAGTCAGGCGTTCCGCCGTGCGCTGTTTACCGGTCAATCATTGACGCCATGGTTTCCAAACGCCGGGTTAAGAAGGCCCAAGACGTTGACGCTGTCCTCGAACACGTTGACGGGAGTGTGCACGGGGACTTGCGTGAGGTTGCCCGAACCTACGCCAGGAGACTTGACCGCGGCCGCGTCCTGTTCCTCGTCTGCGGTGGCGGTGCTGGCACTGGTCAGGACGGCCACGGCTGCGAGGCAAGCGGCGGCCATCAGACGTACACGCATGGAAAGCTCCCATCAGTCATGAAGTCGCACTCTTTCACTTACCTACCTCAGCGACCATCCACGTAACCTCTTACTGCCCCTACTGCACCCGAACAGGGAAGGCGTGGCGGCCCCCGCCGGGGCAGAACTCCATGCCAGCCGCGCACACCCAGCCGCCAGCACCGGCGTCGCGGTACCGCCAGGGCTGATTCATAGTCGGGGTGATGAAGCGTTTCGGCAGGCCAGGGGACTCTCAGCAGGTCGAGGGGGCTTACGGTCAACGGCCCTGGCTCGGGGATGCTGTTGGTGATCTCTAGCTGCTCAAGTCTCGGCAGAGTTGCCGGAATCTGCTGGCTGGCCTGGTCCGGGCTGGCAGTTCGCTGCCGGGCGGGCCGGATTGGCTGAGCCTGATGATGTTGGCTCCGGCGGCGGTGAGGACGTGTTGGACGTGCGTCCTCGCGATCCCGTGGTGGCGGCAGTGACGCAGGCCGTGGGCGTGGACAGTTTCGGAGACGGTGGCCTCGCAGCCGGCGCGGATCGCATAGTTCCGCTGCCACGGCTCGGTGTCCTGCTCGCTCCGGACCCGAGTCTGGATCTCCTGCAGGCGCTGGGGCAGGAGGGTGATGTGGCGAGCTCGACCGTCGGTGTTCCCGGTGCAGGCGAGCCGGTCTTCGCAGGCCCGGCAGGCGGGCTTGGGGAACAGCACGGACAGCCGTTCATGCTGGTCGCCCAGGGTGGGCTTCCACGGGTGGCTGGTGACGTGGCGGAGGCAAGTCAGCGTGCGGGCCTGCCAGTCGGGGATGAAGTCGGTCTTCGTGAAGCCGGGATGGTCCTGGGGCCCGGGGGTCGGCACGGACCGGTCCAGTCAGGGTGATTCCATGAACGCGGGCGGCCTGGTCGATGGACTCGGGCGAGATGTATCCGGCATCGACGAAGTGCTCCAGATCTGTGAACTGCTGCCGGGCCAGACTCTGGTGGATGGCCTCGAGCGCATCGATGTCCTGGTCGGGAGCGGGCCTGGTCACCACGGTCACAATGACATTCGGTCCTCTCTCGGTGCAGATCTCGCTCTGGTGATCGCGATAACCGATCCAGTTCTTCGTCCCGGACGCGGTGAGCTCGCGGCTGCAGCGAGCTTACGGATCGTGAGGAGAGACGATCTCGGTGCTGGCCCACGGGACACAGGCCGTGGCCGGGTCGGGCCGCCCGTCCGTCGACGGAGGAAGGTCTGCACGCCGGGGGCATGTTGCGTCGGCTCAGCCGGTCTTTGGTGGACTTCGGGGCCCGCCACCTGAGGTGGCCCTCGGTATCATGCCAGTACTGCTGGACCCACACCTGACGCAGCGTTTCGACCTGCGACAGCGTCCGTTGCCGTGGTGGGGCACCGTCGTCGAACACGGCCCTCAGCAACCAGATCCCGTCCCTGCCGACCTGCAGCGCGTACTCCTCCAGCGCCGCCTTGCCCTTGGGAAGCCGGTGATAGAGGGCCGGTCGCCCGTAACGCTCTGCCCAACCCGGCAAGATCAACGGTGCCAGCCATTCCTCGTCCTCGAGGGCAAGTCGCTCCAACGCGGCTCGCAGGGTCTCGGCGACGAGCTCGATCCGGCTCAGCGTCCGCACTGCGCCCAGCACATGGGTCGAGTCCGTCCGGATCCGGCCACCGCATCGCTTGACCAGCCCGGCCGCCACAAGGTGGTCCACCATCACGGCCAGCAGCCGGTCGGCCCGGTCTCCCTGGGCCATCCGGTCTCGGAACTCGCTGAGCACGGAATAGTCGAACCCTGAATCGTCAAGATCCATCCCGAGGCAGTACTTCCAGTCCAGCCGACAGCGGACCGCCTCGGCGGCCTGCCGGTCGGTCAGATTCTCCGCATACTGCAGCACCGACACCATCGCCAGCCGGGTCGGCGACAGACCCCGCCGCCCGTCGGCCGGGAACCAGTCGGCGAAATCCTCGTCCGTGAACAGCTCGTCCAACCGGTCCCGCACCCACATCGCCGGCGTGCCCCGCGGATTGCTCGCCCGCGCCACCCGCACCGTCAATGCCGGAATCGACCGCCCCGAACCCACACCCATCGACATCGCGGTCACCCCTCCGACCGCCAGATCCGCCCCGCGCTACCAGCGCAGCACACCCCACAACCGAGCGACAAGACCTCGCGCGGCTTCACACTGATCACCGAAGATGACCAACAGCATCCCGGAAGTGAGACAGGGCCGTTGACCGTACAGACCCATTAACCTGGATTGGCACGCGAGTCGCGGTGAAGGTGAATAGCTCCCCTGCCCTACAGCCCAGCCAGCGTCACCGACTGAGCCGGGTCGCCCGGTATGGTGCCCCTTATGGGCGCAGACGGGGCGTCCGGCTGCAGCCGTCGTCGTCGAGGATGACAACGACGGCCGCGCTGCCCATGCGGGGTCAGGTGCGTTCAACCTCGAAGGTGACCATTTTGTCGAGGCCGGTGATGGGGATGCGGCCGTTGATCTTGGTGACGCGGGTTCCGATGGGACAGTACACGTCTGTGCTGTAGCCCTCGTACCCGGGCCCCCTGGGGGCTGCGAAGACAATGGAGCCGCGCCCTAGGGTGTTGACGAACAGCTTGAGGCGCGCCACTGCGGTTCGGCTTTCGGTGGCCGACGGGTCGACTTGGACCGTGATGAGATCATTGCTGCTGAACACGGTCGGGGTGATCTTCATAGGGTAGGTTCCACCACCGGGCAGAGCTACCGTGCCGACAAACGCGGTGTCCAGGCTGGCAAGACCCGTGTAGTCGGACAGGGCGCCGCCGCAGGTGTTGGCGGGGGCGGCAGCGGTGGCGGTCGGAGCGGTGGCGAGGGCAATACCCAGGGACAGCAGGAGGGCCGGGATGGTCCGGGCGGGGCGGGAGGACGAGCGCATAGCGACTCCATTTCGCCAGATCACCGAGTGCGACCTGGTGTGATCACGTAACCACGCCGAGTCCCGACGTGCATTTCTCTAGATCCACCTGGGTATCCGCCGACTGGTGCAGGCCAGACGCTCTGTTCCCGAGACCCGCCTCCGGCACGCCTACTCCGCCGCCGCCCTCAACCTCATCCGACTCGACGCCCACTGGCACGGCCTGGCACAGCACCCCAGACACACCACCAGGCTCATAGGTCTGTACACCCAACTGTTGCCCTGACCAGCCGAATTACGCAACAGAGTCCAGGGCTGATTCAAAGTCGGGGTGATCATGTGGTGCTGCTGGTCACCGTAGGGTGGTGATCTGCCGGAGGGGCGTCACGTACGCAGGGAAGCACCGGTTTACGGGTGACCTGGCAAGTCGCTCTCACATCAACACCGCGAGATCCCGCTGGTGGCGGATGGCCTGGATGCTCTTCCCGATCCGCGTGACCGGCGTGGCCGCCGCCACTCCTTGGCCTCGGTGCTGCTGCTGGCCGCATGCGCGGTGCTGACGGGGCCCGCTCCTACATTGCCATCGGCCAGTGGGACCGCTCCGCTCCGCGCGACCCATCGCCTGTCTGGGAGTCGCCGCGTCGGCGTCCTGGGCGTGCGCACCGCCGCGACTACCTCCACCATCCGCCGTGTGTTGCTGGCCGTGTGCCCCGGCGGTCTGGCCGACCGGCTCGGATGCGCCCCGGCCGGGGTCGAAAGCCTGGCCCTGGGCGTCAAGAGTGCGTGTGGTTCGCGCACGGTGGACGTAGTGGCCGCCCACCCGTGTCCGCAGTCACCGGGGGCGCACGCAGCGTCACCCAGCTGCGGGTCCCGGACAGGGCTGTTCTTGAGTACCCCTGATCAGCGGTTTGGACGGGGCTGCGGAGGTCGTTGCCCGTTGTACGGGTGATCGTTGCCAGCGCCCGGGGTGTGCGGGATCCGCCTGCCCCGTTTCGTGATCATCTCCTACAGTATGGGGTGAGATGTTCGTCAACAGCTCGTGATGTGCGGCGAGTTGGCGGTAGTCGACATCGTGCCGAGGGGGTGGGTTTATGGCGTCGCTGCTGGAGAATCGGCGGCACCGCGGCGGCTCAGCCCGCGCTCGGCCAGGGCAGCGGCGAGGCGGCGGGCGATGGCCTGGACGACTGCTGCGGCGACATCGTCGATGACCGCGTCGGGCCAGGCTTGAGGATCGCGGGCCAGTTCCCTGGGCGCGCGGGAGCGCGCACTGCCTCCGACCATGCTTCCACGCTCCTTGTTGTTGAGGTCGTACGCGACTTGGGTGGCAGCTTGTCCTGCCGGTATTCGTGGTCCACGGCCCTCGATATGCGGACGTCTTCGGTCATCGACGCGTATGCTCCGCGCGATCCGGCTCCCGTCTGGGACGAGGTTGCTCCGCTGGTGAAGACGGTGATCACCGCGACCGCCCTGCGCGTTCCCTACACGGTCGAGGACCTGCTGCATGTCGTCGCCCGGCTCGCGATCTGGGCGGAGGAGCGGGGAGTTGTCCGCGAGCCCGCGGCCTGGCTGCGCAGCGAGACGATCGACGCGTTCGTACGACCGGCTGCGCGGGCCTGGCCCCAGGAACCTTGCGCACCTACCGAACATGGCTGTGGCGGGTTCGTGATGTGCTGGTCTGGGACGAGGGCGGCGAGAGCGAGGGAGTGCAGTTGTCCGCTCCGCCCGCTCCCACGCCGCCCTACGGGCCGGGCGAGATCACCCGGCTGCGTTCCTGGGCGAAGGCTTGAGGCCCCGCGCGCAGGCAGACGCACTGGCCCTGCTCGCGCTCGGTGACGGGCTGGGACTGGCGCCCGGGGAGATCGCCCGCCTGCGCGGAAGCCACCTGCGCCAGACCCGGTCCGGAGCCTGCGTGCTGGACTCGGTGTTCGGGCGACTGCTGGTGGCCCGCGCGGAGTGGGAAGACGATCTCGCCGAACTGGCCCGAAGGACCGGGGAGGACTTCCTGTTCCGCCCCGGCCGTCAGGACCCGCCGCCGCACAATCTGATCGCCTCCTGGACCTGGCAGCATCAACCCGATGCCCCTCTGCCGAGAATGAACGCTCGTCGCCTGCGGGCGAGTTGAATCGTGTCGCTGATGCGCCGCCGGATCGATCCAGGAGTGATCGCTGCTGCGGCCGGACTGGCGTCGACCGCCTCGCTCGCCCGCTACCAGCACTTCGTGCCCCCGCTCAGCAATCGTGAGACAGCCCGGCTGCTGCGGGGACAGATATGAGGGCCCCGCCGCCAGGCCATCCGGCCGCGGGCCGCTCGACGCGGCCACGGCCATCGACCGACGCGCCAGCACGCATCTCGGACTCGTAGACACCTCAGGCGCGCAGCGTGTCAAGCGGCTGCGGTGAGAGCGGTCGGAAAGGCGGTGTGTTCGTCGAACAGCGTGTGGTGCTGGAGGCAGTAGTAGAGCTGGCCGAGCATGCGGTTGAAGAGGTTGCGCTGCGCGGCAGCGTGCCAGTCTCCGTGGTTGTCGCGGCGGCGCCGGTAGTGGGCCTTGGCGCCGGGTGACGCGGTGATGGAGGCGAAGGCCCAGAGGTAGCCGGCGTGGTTGAGCCGGTCGTTCTTCACCCACCGTCTGGTGATGCTGGACCTCTTGCCGGAGGCCCTGGTGATGGGCGAGGCACCGGCGTATGCCTTCAGGCCGCGGGCGTCCGCGAAGCGGGTCTTGTCGTCTCCGATCTCGGCGAGCACCCGGGCGCCGAGCTGGACGCCGAGGCCGGGGAAGCTGAGGATGATCTCAGCGTCCGGGTGCTGAGGGAAACCCTCTTCGACCGCCTCGGCGAGGTCATCGGCGGCGGTGCAGGCGGCCTCCAACTGGACTAGGAGCGCGAGCATCTGCTTGCCCAGCGCGTCCTCGACCAGCGGCGGCTGGTGAGCGTAGTCGGCGCGGAAGACCTCACGGAGCCGCTCGGCCTCGGCTGTGATACCCCGCTTGCGGCCGGCCCGCTTGAGCGCGGCCTCCAGTTGCGTGCGGGTCAGCCGCGCGGCCCGGGCCTGGGTGGGGGCCGCCGTCAGGAGCTCCAGGGCCTCCGGCCGGCACAGACCGTTGCGCCAGGACTCGAAGGCCGCCAGGGCGGCCGGGTAGTACTCCCGCAGCAGCGAGCGGAGCTGGTTGGACAGCTGCTGCCGGTTCCAGAGCGAGTCCTGCTGAGCGCGGGCGAGGACGGCGATGGCGCGGGCGAGGTCGCTGTCGTCGGGCAGTGGCCGGTGGGCGTGCATGTCGGTGCGCAGGATGTTCGCCAGGACCAGGGCGTCGCCGGGATCGGACTTCTTGCGGGAGACGGAGTGGCGGTCGCGGTAGCGGGCGGCGGCCATCGGGTTGATCGCGAAGACCTGGCGCTTGCCGGTCCGCAGGACCGCGACGAGCAGGCCGCGGGAGGTTTCGATCGCGATCGGGATCGGGTTCTCCTCGCTGTCGCCGTACTCGACGAGCAGGTCCAGCAGGATCTGGTAGCCCGCGGCGTCGTCGGTGATGTGCCGCTTGGCCAGTAACTGGCCGCTGTCGTCGACCAGGGCGACGTCGTGTGTGCGCTCGGCCCAGTCGATGCCGCAGTAGATCAAGATGTTCCTCCCCATCGTGCAGTTTGTGCAGGTCACGAGCTCATGCGGAACCACGCGGCGACCTAATCCCAGGACTCGAGGCGAGGGCCGGTCCGCCACCTCAGTAGCCGTTCGTGGCACCAGCTCGCCTCACGGGCCTCGGTCTATGCGGGAGCTCAGACGGCTCGGGCTTCACAAGAGGTCACCATGTGGCGGGCTCGCACCACCAACACCAACGAGTGATCAAGATGCAAGTGTTGACGGCCCTCGGTGTGCTGAGAGGACGCCGGACATCGCGCGATCTTCGAGGAGGCGTCGGGGCCGGGTGTTTCATAGGCGTCGGCCCGGCGCCCACGCAGCACACCGAGAACACGAGTGGTCTGGTCACGAAGGCGCCGGACGCCGTGCTGTCTGGGCTGAGGCCTCCGGGGCCCGGCAGGCAAAAGGCGTCCGTCCAGCACCCACGTGGCCACACCAGCCAGATCGTGTCCTCGGTGGTGGCGGTCACGAGGACGCCGAACGCCGCCGCTCTGCGCAGAGGCGTCGAAAGCCTTGTAGCGACAGGGCATCCGTCCGGCGCCCACGCAACCGCCACCACCATGAGCGTCGACACCGCCCACCGATCTACGGGGAGGCGCTCAGGCCGGGATGGAGCCAGATGTCACAGCCCCGACGCTCTCGAACAGTCCACCCGAGTTCTCGTTCGGCCAGACCGCCCTTACATACGAATTAGGTGTTCCAACTGGCCGCACTTCTGGATCGCTCCGGCGTCCTCGCCCTGATCGGCAACGAACTGGCGGGCCGTCCCGGGCCTGCCGGACTGCCGCCACGGACAGTGCTGACCGGGCTTCTCCTGGCGATCCACTACACCGGCAAGGCCACCCTGTCCGAAGCCTGGCGCATCCTCGCCTTCGGCTTATCCGCCTTCGCCCAAGACCGGCTCGGTGTCGCGCACATCGCTCCGGCGGCGCTCTCGCGCTGCATCTACCGGGCATTCGGCCGCGTCACGTCCGTCCTCGATCCGGCCCGCTGCGATCGCAGGCGCCGCCTGCCACTCACCGAGGCCGGACCCTTCGCCGCGGCCTGGGAAGACGATGATCCCGAACACGTCCGCAAGAAGACGGTGCTGCAGCAGATCTGCACTGCTCTGGAACCGCTGATCAGCCCCGGCCGACGCCCAAGACGCCCCCGAAAACCAGAAGATCCCGCCAGATCGACTCGATCGGACGGGATCTCGTGAACCGAACTCGAGATAACTCAAGAACAGTCCCCAGTTGGACGGCGGGAGACCCTGATCAGGCGGAAACCACGGACGCCAGATTGGCCGGATTGAATCTGGTGTGGCCTGTTCGTGATGCCTCGGTTTGTGGGAGCGTGAAGGGTGCGCGGGAAGTGGATGGTGGTGGGGGAGGAGCGTCGGGCGGTGGTGTTCGGCCGTACGCATCGCCTACTGGTTGGGGTGGTGGTGGCGGGTGGGGTGGTCATTGCCGGGGTCGGGTTCGCGGGTTCTTACGCGGCGGTGCGCGCCCTCGCGGAGAGACAAGGTTTCGGGAACTTCTCCGTCGTCTTCCCGATCGGCATCGACGCGGGCATCTGCGTGCTCCTCGCGCTCGACCTGCTGCTGACCTGGATCCGCATTCCCTTCCCGCTCCTGCGCCAGACGGCCTGGCTGCTGACGGCCGCGACGATCGCCTTCAACGGCGCGGCCGCCTGGCCCGACCCGCTCGGCGTCGGCATGCACGCCGTCATCCCGGTCCTGTTCGTCGTCGCCGTCGAGGCCGCCCGCCACGCGGTCGGCCGCATCGCGGACATCACCGCCGACAAGCACATGGAAGGCGTCCGCTACACCCGCTGGCTCCTCTCCCCCGTCCCCACCTTCCGCCTGTGGCGCCGCATGAAGCTGTGTTGTGTCCTGAACATGAAAGGGAGTTGGTTGTAGGGCAACTTCTGGAAATGGTGCTGTGCGGAAGATGAAGGTCTGGCCCTTCGGAGTCGCCCTGCGGGGG
Protein-coding sequences here:
- a CDS encoding transposase, coding for MPTPGPQDHPGFTKTDFIPDWQARTLTCLRHVTSHPWKPTLGDQHERLSVLFPKPACRACEDRLACTGNTDGRARHITLLPQRLQEIQTRVRSEQDTEPWQRNYAIRAGCEATVSETVHAHGLRHCRHHGIARTHVQHVLTAAGANIIRLSQSGPPGSELPARTRPASRFRQLCRDLSS
- a CDS encoding transposase; this encodes MSMGVGSGRSIPALTVRVARASNPRGTPAMWVRDRLDELFTDEDFADWFPADGRRGLSPTRLAMVSVLQYAENLTDRQAAEAVRCRLDWKYCLGMDLDDSGFDYSVLSEFRDRMAQGDRADRLLAVMVDHLVAAGLVKRCGGRIRTDSTHVLGAVRTLSRIELVAETLRAALERLALEDEEWLAPLILPGWAERYGRPALYHRLPKGKAALEEYALQVGRDGIWLLRAVFDDGAPPRQRTLSQVETLRQVWVQQYWHDTEGHLRWRAPKSTKDRLSRRNMPPACRPSSVDGRAARPGHGLCPVGQHRDRLSSRSVSSLQPRAHRVRDEELDRLSRSPERDLHRERTECHCDRGDQARSRPGHRCARGHPPESGPAAVHRSGALRRCRIHLARVHRPGRPRSWNHPDWTGPCRPPGPRTIPASRRPTSSPTGRPAR
- a CDS encoding transposase; this translates as MSMGRGSGRRIPAETVRVARASNPGGTPAMWMRDRLDEVFVDDDFADWFPADGRRGLSPAMLAMVSVLQYAENLTDRQAAQAAWCRIDWKYCLARELTGPGFDHSVLSEFRDRLAVDDRADRLLAVLVERLAAAGLVKRRGRMRTDCPHVLCTQNGSIWGGGRDADGIPGMLFTLGSEVQRHAPQPGGGR
- a CDS encoding transposase family protein, translating into MVSHRAMPDVPRPVVEYLARLLAGHRRVIGTRRGTRALGPFLQAVLVLRWFRDHRCVHCLARDAGISQATGYRYLHEGIDVLAAEAPGLAGVLEQGRRKGLPFVVLDGTLIRCDRVAGETERGTDLWYAIRIKRFAGNVQFLAAPDGTPLWVSDVEPGSTHDLAAARIHALPDLYQAARDGLPTLADIGYIGAGGGIHVPFRKHPDLPGDIGLGNETYNKLLRGLRFTGERAMAVLKQRWRTLQHVTLSPNRIGAVTQAALVLNNAWQ
- a CDS encoding chaplin; its protein translation is MRVRLMAAACLAAVAVLTSASTATADEEQDAAAVKSPGVGSGNLTQVPVHTPVNVFEDSVNVLGLLNPAFGNHGVND
- a CDS encoding integrase core domain-containing protein, which gives rise to MPRHEPHPHKPSSLLRPEDEKGSLARARQRHRPHLHQPPCLNGKVERSHRIDAEEFYRLLDGLVIDDAEVFNDQLREWEDYYNYHRPHGGLGGQTPYERLKQKTTPQA
- a CDS encoding IS110 family transposase, which produces MGRNILIYCGIDWAERTHDVALVDDSGQLLAKRHITDDAAGYQILLDLLVEYGDSEENPIPIAIETSRGLLVAVLRTGKRQVFAINPMAAARYRDRHSVSRKKSDPGDALVLANILRTDMHAHRPLPDDSDLARAIAVLARAQQDSLWNRQQLSNQLRSLLREYYPAALAAFESWRNGLCRPEALELLTAAPTQARAARLTRTQLEAALKRAGRKRGITAEAERLREVFRADYAHQPPLVEDALGKQMLALLVQLEAACTAADDLAEAVEEGFPQHPDAEIILSFPGLGVQLGARVLAEIGDDKTRFADARGLKAYAGASPITRASGKRSSITRRWVKNDRLNHAGYLWAFASITASPGAKAHYRRRRDNHGDWHAAAQRNLFNRMLGQLYYCLQHHTLFDEHTAFPTALTAAA